The Leadbettera azotonutricia ZAS-9 genome has a window encoding:
- a CDS encoding tyrosine-type recombinase/integrase translates to MRRYYLRRRKPGGNWSAIFMDTDTSQQEKTRTTRTPDEKKADAIAQEWLANGLPDDEPPISKTARSMSFCDFLTGFWDFDTSEYFKELQTMGKEPHRAHAQEQQKLVVRYYSDYFGNILLYKIEELKFVSFLVYLKQEKKLSASTINQARNVAVKALRYAKAKKMIKHFDFDAVFRAWGEPERRGILERNEVENLFKLEWRDPRSRLVNLIASQTGMRMGEIRALRVCDILKDRINVEHSWSKVDGGLKCTKTQEQRKIPILPELHEEFIVYIKQFGGLYRSESFLFPGINKDIPYDNKQIEKDYHAMLEKIQIDDKKRKERNIVFHSWRHYCAKNLAQANTPRAIAMAILGHKTGFLFDYYARHFDTETFDKMAEAIKQGLRPRIEELHKAQ, encoded by the coding sequence ATGCGCCGTTATTATTTACGCCGGCGGAAGCCCGGCGGCAACTGGTCTGCCATTTTTATGGACACCGATACCAGCCAGCAGGAGAAAACCCGGACTACCAGGACACCGGACGAGAAAAAAGCCGATGCCATAGCGCAGGAATGGCTGGCCAATGGGCTTCCCGATGATGAGCCTCCAATCTCCAAAACTGCCAGATCAATGAGTTTTTGTGATTTCCTTACTGGCTTTTGGGATTTTGACACTTCCGAGTATTTTAAAGAACTTCAAACCATGGGGAAGGAGCCTCACCGTGCTCATGCCCAAGAACAGCAAAAGCTGGTAGTACGATATTATTCCGACTATTTTGGTAATATATTACTCTACAAAATTGAAGAACTAAAATTTGTAAGTTTTTTAGTATATCTAAAACAAGAGAAGAAATTGTCAGCAAGTACAATTAACCAAGCCCGGAATGTTGCCGTAAAGGCGTTGCGGTATGCCAAAGCAAAAAAAATGATAAAACATTTTGATTTTGATGCGGTTTTTAGGGCATGGGGGGAACCAGAAAGACGGGGCATCTTAGAACGAAATGAAGTTGAAAATTTATTCAAACTGGAATGGCGTGATCCTCGTTCCCGACTGGTGAACCTTATTGCTTCTCAAACCGGTATGCGCATGGGCGAAATTCGGGCACTTCGGGTTTGCGATATTTTAAAGGATAGGATTAACGTTGAACACAGTTGGAGTAAAGTTGACGGCGGCTTGAAATGCACTAAAACACAGGAACAGCGTAAAATTCCTATTTTGCCTGAATTGCATGAAGAATTTATTGTCTATATTAAACAATTCGGGGGACTTTATCGGTCAGAAAGTTTTTTATTCCCTGGAATAAATAAGGATATTCCCTATGACAACAAGCAGATAGAAAAAGACTATCATGCCATGCTTGAAAAAATCCAAATAGATGACAAAAAACGTAAGGAAAGGAATATAGTTTTTCATAGCTGGCGTCACTATTGCGCTAAAAACCTCGCACAAGCGAATACCCCTCGGGCTATTGCAATGGCTATTCTTGGACATAAAACTGGATTTTTATTTGACTATTATGCGAGGCATTTTGATACAGAGACCTTTGACAAGATGGCAGAGGCTATAAAGCAGGGGCTTCGACCGAGGATTGAGGAGTTGCATAAGGCTCAGTAA
- a CDS encoding HIRAN domain-containing protein, giving the protein MNDIIKLDETNIISILHSGDTLKAAGKPFVKQIYLVDAHIAGTMYVDNIEELEPNLVVGKKLNFYREPENPHDKLAIVVKDDQGNKIGYVPRNKNEVLARLMDAGKLIYGTIHEKEYRDDWLNVSMQIYLDD; this is encoded by the coding sequence ATGAACGACATCATAAAACTTGATGAAACAAATATTATAAGTATCCTTCACAGTGGAGACACCCTTAAAGCAGCCGGGAAACCTTTCGTCAAGCAGATTTATTTGGTTGATGCTCATATCGCCGGAACCATGTACGTTGATAACATTGAAGAATTGGAGCCGAACCTTGTAGTAGGAAAAAAATTGAATTTTTACCGGGAGCCGGAAAACCCCCATGATAAACTTGCCATTGTAGTAAAAGATGACCAGGGTAATAAAATCGGTTATGTCCCCCGCAATAAAAATGAAGTTTTAGCCAGGCTTATGGATGCCGGGAAATTGATTTATGGGACCATCCACGAGAAAGAGTATCGTGACGATTGGCTGAATGTTTCAATGCAAATTTACCTGGACGATTAA
- a CDS encoding helix-turn-helix domain-containing protein, producing the protein MTVTKDTISDVLSRTEAAAYLRVCKTTLDRLDIPRTQIRRRVLFKKAVLDAWLDAHTAPSTERRQ; encoded by the coding sequence ATGACAGTTACTAAAGACACAATTTCCGATGTCCTAAGCCGCACGGAAGCAGCGGCTTACCTGCGTGTTTGCAAAACCACGCTTGACCGCCTTGATATTCCCCGGACACAGATACGGCGCCGGGTACTTTTCAAGAAGGCCGTATTGGATGCATGGCTTGATGCGCATACCGCCCCAAGTACGGAAAGGCGGCAGTAA
- a CDS encoding tyrosine-type recombinase/integrase gives MNNYPFSIFKRANRPCYSVAFKDETGKFMPPVSTKKATEAEAFKVAFQWLQEGIPQKQEKVQVKQLSLKSLVHGISTEREAETILKELKRMGFLKGYILTGTDKARDLIEFLTEFWDWKRSPYVQEKLRKKHSLHETHCRQMARAVERCWKPYFSGRLLGEITRQDLNAFIDSIGSQETSAPWKNMVIRAGTIALKWAFNREMIEKDVSAGIIWFSGKTKERQILSPEQAAAVFRASWKDERTRLGNLLAAVTGLRSGEIKALRVQDMGQDCLYIRHSFNRLEGLKETKNNEPRRVELPFPGIIRDMMNLAAQNPHGCNMDSFIFWAALKADKPLEERLLLDDLRDALVQTGMSMETAKVYTFHAWRHFFTAYKRPRIDEKLLQKQTGHKSLVMLDHYSDHVLDGDRQKMQQAQVEAFGDILPLEARAV, from the coding sequence GTGAACAATTATCCGTTCTCCATTTTCAAAAGGGCTAACCGGCCCTGTTATTCAGTGGCTTTCAAAGACGAAACCGGAAAATTTATGCCGCCTGTCTCAACCAAAAAAGCCACGGAGGCGGAAGCCTTCAAAGTGGCTTTCCAGTGGCTTCAAGAGGGCATCCCCCAAAAGCAGGAAAAGGTCCAGGTCAAGCAGCTTTCCCTGAAAAGCCTGGTTCATGGCATATCCACCGAGCGGGAAGCCGAAACCATCCTGAAAGAGCTTAAACGCATGGGCTTTTTGAAGGGGTATATCCTGACCGGCACAGACAAGGCCCGGGATCTGATTGAATTCCTCACCGAGTTCTGGGACTGGAAGCGCAGCCCCTATGTCCAAGAAAAACTTCGCAAAAAACACAGCCTCCACGAAACCCACTGCCGCCAAATGGCCCGGGCAGTGGAACGATGCTGGAAGCCCTATTTTTCTGGCCGCCTTTTGGGGGAGATAACCCGGCAGGACTTGAACGCCTTTATCGATTCCATAGGGAGTCAGGAAACATCGGCCCCCTGGAAAAACATGGTTATCCGGGCCGGTACCATCGCCCTGAAATGGGCGTTCAACCGGGAAATGATAGAAAAGGATGTATCCGCAGGGATTATCTGGTTTTCCGGGAAGACGAAGGAACGGCAGATCCTCAGCCCCGAACAGGCGGCGGCAGTATTCCGCGCATCATGGAAGGATGAACGTACCCGGCTGGGGAATCTGCTTGCGGCAGTCACGGGACTGCGCTCCGGGGAAATAAAAGCCTTGCGGGTTCAGGACATGGGGCAGGACTGCCTCTATATCCGCCATTCCTTCAACCGCCTCGAAGGGCTTAAGGAAACCAAGAACAATGAACCCCGGCGGGTGGAGCTGCCTTTCCCCGGCATCATCAGGGACATGATGAATCTGGCCGCGCAAAACCCGCATGGCTGTAACATGGATTCATTTATATTCTGGGCAGCCCTGAAAGCGGACAAGCCCCTTGAAGAGCGGCTCCTGCTTGATGACCTCCGGGACGCCCTTGTTCAGACCGGTATGTCCATGGAAACCGCGAAGGTCTATACTTTCCACGCTTGGAGGCATTTTTTCACGGCATACAAGAGGCCCCGTATTGATGAAAAACTGCTGCAAAAACAAACCGGCCATAAATCTTTAGTCATGCTGGATCATTATTCTGATCATGTTCTTGACGGTGACCGCCAAAAGATGCAACAGGCGCAGGTGGAGGCGTTCGGGGATATTCTGCCTTTAGAGGCCAGAGCGGTTTAG
- a CDS encoding helix-turn-helix domain-containing protein, with the protein MPTKPEEIRKSLSLNIKKHRKRLKISQEKLAEITGLAAQTINDIEGGRKWVSDRTLSKISNAFDIAPFLLLVSDESTIGKQEGTSPVELLSLLRVNLKKSVSRQIDTEIDEIFKEEILSK; encoded by the coding sequence ATGCCAACTAAACCCGAGGAAATACGAAAATCCCTTTCGTTGAATATTAAAAAGCACCGGAAACGGCTCAAAATTTCACAGGAAAAACTTGCAGAAATTACTGGATTAGCCGCTCAAACTATCAATGATATTGAAGGAGGTCGAAAATGGGTCAGTGATCGAACTTTGTCCAAAATCTCCAATGCTTTCGATATTGCCCCATTTTTATTGCTGGTTTCTGATGAAAGTACCATTGGTAAGCAGGAAGGTACTTCCCCAGTCGAGCTTTTATCGCTTCTTCGGGTGAACCTAAAGAAATCCGTTAGTCGGCAAATTGATACTGAGATTGATGAAATTTTTAAAGAGGAAATCCTTAGTAAATAG
- a CDS encoding AAA family ATPase: MGILFKDLMQKVFPTAIWVVEKLITNGLTLVLGASKIGKSWFVLQLAIDIDNGSHFLGELAVQKLGIIYFALEDTEARIQRRLTKLGIVVFNDAWLETTWEKEIIKLKTYLQDKPKYKVVIIDTLQKFAKISDLNAYGEVVKALGLLKSIADELGIAIIAIHHTRKGVESGTGDWMDGGLGSMGINGTADCTITLTRKRESSEGFLRATGRDIEDIHWALNWDKKLCIWTKTGNAPKNKLLSVDQQIIIDILQQSAPESLETSDIAKKAGKSEQNTINILKRMGNMGFVTKTSRGLWSANKLTNSLSLGENELVNLALIGDKIPVVTIGNNENTNQGAK; encoded by the coding sequence ATGGGAATCCTATTTAAGGATTTAATGCAAAAAGTGTTCCCCACAGCAATTTGGGTCGTGGAAAAGTTAATAACAAATGGACTGACGCTTGTCTTGGGCGCATCAAAAATCGGGAAAAGCTGGTTTGTTCTCCAACTTGCAATTGATATTGACAACGGCAGCCATTTCCTTGGGGAGTTGGCAGTACAGAAACTTGGCATTATTTATTTCGCCTTGGAAGATACAGAAGCAAGAATTCAACGACGGCTTACAAAACTTGGTATTGTTGTATTCAATGATGCCTGGCTTGAAACAACCTGGGAAAAAGAAATAATTAAATTAAAAACTTATTTGCAAGATAAACCTAAATACAAAGTAGTAATTATTGATACTTTGCAGAAATTTGCTAAAATTTCTGATCTCAATGCCTATGGGGAGGTTGTAAAGGCTTTGGGTTTATTGAAAAGCATAGCAGATGAATTAGGAATTGCCATTATAGCAATTCACCATACACGTAAAGGTGTTGAGAGTGGTACAGGAGACTGGATGGATGGCGGTCTTGGAAGTATGGGGATTAATGGAACCGCTGACTGCACAATAACCCTGACGCGGAAGCGAGAAAGCAGTGAAGGTTTCCTAAGAGCTACCGGGCGGGATATTGAGGACATACATTGGGCGCTAAACTGGGATAAGAAGTTATGCATATGGACTAAAACAGGCAATGCCCCAAAGAATAAATTGCTTTCTGTTGATCAACAAATAATAATCGATATTTTACAACAGTCAGCTCCTGAATCTCTTGAAACATCAGATATTGCTAAAAAGGCTGGAAAGTCGGAACAGAATACCATCAATATCCTAAAAAGAATGGGTAATATGGGTTTTGTTACAAAGACAAGCCGTGGGTTATGGTCAGCCAATAAATTAACTAATTCACTCTCTCTAGGGGAAAATGAATTAGTTAATTTGGCGTTGATTGGAGACAAAATTCCTGTTGTAACTATCGGAAACAATGAAAATACCAATCAAGGGGCAAAGTAA
- a CDS encoding ParA family protein — protein sequence MGKIVVFANQKGGVAKTSTANTFGQAMYYLKKKVLFIDLDPQCNMTHTLQAVNKEGTIMDVLLQEMSISEAIQKVHYGDCLSSTPLLSSADKKINKVGSEFLLREALAEIKDQYDYIVIDTPPALSILTINAFTACEDLIIPSQPDIYSLQGLADFSQTLESVKKYCNQNLKIAGILITRFNHTNISGEFTEKFEKAADKLNTKVFKSRIRECVAIKEAEAICSDIFLEAPKSNAVDDYSSFIREYLEDKNAEEKN from the coding sequence ATGGGAAAAATCGTTGTATTCGCAAATCAGAAAGGTGGCGTCGCGAAAACCAGTACAGCTAATACTTTTGGTCAAGCTATGTACTATCTGAAAAAGAAAGTCTTATTTATAGACCTTGATCCACAATGCAATATGACACATACGTTGCAAGCTGTAAATAAAGAGGGAACTATCATGGATGTATTATTGCAGGAAATGTCCATTTCAGAAGCCATACAAAAAGTACATTATGGCGATTGCCTGTCTTCAACCCCATTATTATCAAGTGCGGATAAGAAGATTAATAAGGTGGGATCGGAATTTTTGCTTAGAGAAGCCTTGGCAGAAATAAAGGACCAGTATGATTATATTGTAATTGATACTCCGCCAGCCCTTAGTATTTTAACAATAAATGCCTTTACGGCTTGTGAGGATTTAATAATACCCTCACAGCCGGATATTTACAGCCTCCAAGGTCTTGCAGATTTTTCACAGACATTGGAAAGCGTGAAAAAGTATTGCAATCAAAATTTAAAAATTGCAGGTATACTGATTACAAGGTTTAACCATACAAATATAAGTGGTGAATTCACTGAAAAATTTGAAAAAGCGGCGGATAAACTCAATACAAAGGTATTTAAATCCCGCATCCGTGAATGCGTTGCTATTAAAGAAGCAGAGGCTATTTGTTCGGATATTTTTCTTGAAGCTCCTAAAAGCAACGCTGTGGATGATTATTCAAGTTTTATAAGAGAATATTTGGAGGATAAAAATGCCGAAGAAAAGAACTAA
- a CDS encoding integrase catalytic domain-containing protein, which produces MGLTMKEKQALAREISKRYRKAGKKGKTAILDEFVQNTGYNRKYALHLLANWGRTELVRLAGRVVKLKADAFKKRKAGGGRKPVYQAATIKALKLIWEFFDYMCGKRLSPFLREQMPFLNPCKEFGITKEVKAQLLAISPATIDRKLKPERKKLELKGRSATRPGGLLKHQIPIRVFYAWDERKPGFFELDTVVHDGGNASGEFCCTLNATDVYSGWVELRALLNKAHRWVKEEVSLFPSQFPFPLLGIDSDNGGEFINYQLKAWCDEHRVQFTRSRSYHKNDNCFVEQKNDMTVRRTVGYYRYDTLQARDALAEVYRHLCPLLNYFYPSEKIIAKERIGARVKKVYDKPKSPYRRLLESPDLPDTFKDELRRRAARLNPVKQKRLVNHALMALFELQSQKSLAASALEDV; this is translated from the coding sequence ATGGGGTTAACGATGAAAGAGAAACAGGCGCTTGCCAGAGAAATCAGCAAGCGGTATCGCAAAGCCGGGAAAAAGGGCAAGACCGCTATCCTGGACGAGTTTGTCCAGAACACAGGGTACAACCGGAAATACGCCCTGCACCTTTTGGCGAATTGGGGGAGAACGGAACTGGTCAGACTGGCCGGAAGGGTTGTTAAGCTCAAGGCCGATGCGTTTAAAAAACGAAAAGCAGGGGGAGGGCGGAAGCCGGTCTACCAGGCGGCAACGATAAAAGCCCTCAAACTGATTTGGGAGTTCTTTGATTACATGTGCGGGAAAAGGCTTTCCCCCTTCCTCCGGGAACAGATGCCTTTCCTCAATCCCTGCAAGGAGTTTGGCATCACCAAGGAGGTAAAGGCGCAGCTGCTTGCCATAAGCCCCGCCACCATCGACCGGAAGCTCAAGCCTGAACGGAAGAAGCTGGAATTAAAAGGACGGAGCGCCACACGGCCCGGCGGCCTCCTCAAGCACCAGATCCCCATCCGTGTCTTTTATGCCTGGGATGAGAGGAAACCGGGCTTTTTTGAGCTGGATACGGTGGTTCATGACGGCGGAAACGCCTCAGGCGAGTTCTGCTGTACCCTCAATGCCACCGATGTCTATTCAGGCTGGGTGGAGCTCCGCGCCCTCCTCAACAAGGCCCATCGCTGGGTTAAAGAGGAGGTGTCTCTCTTCCCCTCCCAGTTTCCCTTCCCCCTTTTGGGCATCGACAGCGATAACGGCGGGGAGTTCATTAATTACCAGCTCAAGGCATGGTGTGACGAACACCGCGTCCAGTTCACCCGCAGCCGTTCCTACCACAAGAACGACAACTGCTTCGTGGAGCAGAAAAACGACATGACCGTCCGCAGGACCGTGGGGTACTATCGCTATGACACCCTCCAGGCCAGAGACGCCCTGGCCGAGGTCTACCGCCATCTCTGTCCCCTGCTCAACTATTTTTACCCTTCAGAAAAAATAATCGCCAAGGAGCGGATAGGGGCCAGGGTCAAGAAGGTGTACGACAAACCCAAGTCGCCCTACAGGCGCCTCTTGGAATCCCCTGACCTTCCTGATACATTCAAGGACGAGCTTCGACGCAGGGCTGCCCGTCTCAATCCGGTCAAACAGAAACGCCTGGTCAACCATGCACTGATGGCTCTCTTCGAGCTTCAGAGCCAGAAGTCCCTTGCTGCTTCGGCTCTTGAAGATGTTTAG
- the mobV gene encoding MobV family relaxase — translation MENHYQVVRFERRKTWTGVKNCLLHNLRQKTYLDEYIDPERSEYNIYGGARTIDELQNIYREKMKLITSKRKIQKNASKMIEFVFSYSHEFCKNWETDKKEYETVRKHFNEIVEFVKVKYGDVIITYAIHFDETTPHIHIFCIPLVFDKSGCKYSSSDFIGGIKDIKALHTDLYEMVGKNFGLGRGKEGSRARHVSLGEYKHNEETYLGKIQQKEKELEGLINSNRQKEETLSREIAETEHLKQVMVETQKANIKQNIEIINKLKVLDESEKAFKYEIPQIPDPPLMNKQSWRDGVQETITDFFNGIKAAFQKLIIDYKELNTKHTTLKFEYEKMKFRAETAEKDLAEKPIEEISAIRERKMVRILSSQINLGGGRKI, via the coding sequence ATGGAAAATCATTATCAAGTTGTACGGTTTGAGCGACGGAAGACTTGGACAGGTGTGAAAAATTGCCTGCTTCATAATTTAAGGCAAAAGACTTATTTAGACGAATATATAGATCCTGAACGGTCAGAATATAATATTTATGGCGGAGCAAGGACGATAGACGAGCTTCAAAATATTTATAGGGAGAAAATGAAACTCATCACCTCAAAGCGGAAAATTCAAAAAAATGCCAGTAAAATGATAGAGTTTGTTTTTTCGTATAGCCATGAGTTTTGCAAGAATTGGGAAACTGATAAAAAAGAATATGAAACTGTCAGGAAGCATTTTAATGAGATTGTTGAATTTGTGAAAGTCAAATATGGGGATGTAATCATTACCTATGCGATTCATTTTGACGAGACAACGCCGCATATACATATATTCTGTATACCTTTGGTCTTTGATAAATCCGGCTGTAAATATTCATCATCTGATTTCATTGGCGGGATAAAAGATATAAAGGCACTACATACGGATTTATATGAAATGGTTGGTAAAAATTTTGGTTTGGGGCGTGGTAAAGAAGGCTCAAGGGCAAGGCATGTCTCGCTTGGGGAGTATAAACATAATGAAGAAACCTATCTTGGGAAGATTCAACAAAAGGAAAAGGAGCTTGAAGGGCTTATTAATTCAAACCGGCAAAAGGAAGAAACTTTAAGCCGTGAGATAGCGGAAACGGAGCATTTAAAGCAAGTGATGGTGGAAACTCAGAAAGCGAATATAAAGCAGAATATTGAGATAATAAACAAATTGAAGGTTTTGGACGAAAGCGAAAAAGCCTTTAAATATGAAATTCCTCAAATTCCTGATCCTCCATTGATGAACAAACAATCTTGGCGGGATGGGGTTCAGGAAACTATTACCGACTTCTTTAATGGCATTAAGGCCGCTTTTCAAAAGTTGATCATCGACTATAAGGAGTTAAACACAAAGCATACCACTTTAAAGTTTGAATATGAAAAAATGAAGTTTCGAGCGGAAACTGCGGAAAAGGATTTGGCTGAGAAACCAATAGAAGAGATATCTGCGATAAGGGAAAGAAAAATGGTCAGAATATTAAGCTCACAGATAAATCTTGGCGGAGGAAGAAAAATATGA
- a CDS encoding IS5 family transposase yields MKQHGFFDENDRLKELSALGDPLEKLNKYIKWDNFRGILNKTLKKEAQGPGGRPPFDYVMMFKILILQKLYNVSDDQAEYQIKDRLSFQRFLGLALCDTVPDAKTIWHFREELVKANILDTIFYRFVRQLEEQEIISYSGSIVDATFVDAPRQRNSKAENQKIKEGKVPEEWEGKKKKHKKSQKDIDARWATKNKERHYGYKDHVKIDAESKLITKFSTTSAAVHDSQELSKLVDEKDNILYADSAYVGEEIQKCIPRKAKNRIHEKGYRNRPLTKTQKANNTRKSKIRARVEHVFATMTNTMRGIVVRSIGMARAHANIALMNLTYNFWRYIFLMRGKRAYA; encoded by the coding sequence ATGAAACAGCATGGATTTTTTGATGAAAATGATAGGCTTAAAGAATTAAGCGCGCTCGGCGATCCCCTGGAAAAATTAAACAAATACATTAAATGGGATAATTTTCGGGGGATATTAAATAAAACGTTGAAAAAAGAGGCGCAGGGGCCGGGAGGCAGACCGCCCTTTGATTACGTAATGATGTTTAAAATACTGATATTGCAAAAACTGTACAATGTAAGTGACGATCAGGCCGAATACCAAATAAAAGACAGGTTGAGTTTTCAACGGTTTCTGGGATTGGCTCTGTGCGATACCGTTCCCGACGCGAAAACGATATGGCATTTTCGGGAAGAACTGGTAAAGGCAAACATATTGGATACGATATTTTACCGATTTGTCAGGCAGCTTGAGGAGCAGGAAATAATAAGCTACAGCGGAAGCATAGTGGACGCGACCTTTGTGGATGCGCCGCGGCAGCGGAACAGCAAGGCGGAAAACCAGAAGATAAAGGAAGGCAAGGTGCCTGAAGAATGGGAAGGAAAAAAGAAAAAGCATAAAAAGTCACAAAAGGACATTGATGCCCGGTGGGCGACCAAAAACAAGGAACGGCATTACGGATATAAAGACCATGTAAAAATAGACGCGGAAAGCAAACTGATAACGAAGTTCAGTACGACCAGTGCAGCAGTACATGACAGTCAGGAATTATCAAAATTGGTGGATGAGAAAGATAACATTTTGTATGCGGATAGTGCCTATGTTGGGGAAGAGATACAGAAATGCATACCCAGGAAGGCAAAAAATCGGATACATGAGAAAGGATACCGGAACCGGCCGTTAACAAAGACACAAAAAGCGAACAACACGCGGAAATCGAAAATACGGGCGCGGGTTGAGCATGTATTTGCCACGATGACGAATACGATGAGAGGGATAGTGGTCCGGAGTATAGGGATGGCACGGGCACACGCTAATATAGCGCTTATGAATTTGACCTATAATTTCTGGCGGTATATATTTCTTATGAGGGGAAAGCGGGCATATGCATAA
- a CDS encoding ATP-grasp domain-containing protein, which translates to MKIIFSQSALYPYKPDEAFAEEYVAAKNAGFETLLFDYDNLSTSRIVPTDNPETIIYRGWMLTSRQYSDLYAQLFKKNYKLINEPQEYENCHYLPDSLQFISNYTPKTIFQKHEDENDIDFIIEEAKIFGPNPVIIKDYVKSEKHYWKNACFVEDATNSSKLREVIKTFIDLRGSSLNVGIVVREYIDLKNISVHSKSNMPLSEEYRLFFLNHSLLEIYNYWEEGEYNTELPDIKQFKEIAISISSNFFTMDIAKTKNDKFIIIELGDGQVAGIPEKEDKNKFYQDVYSLFNKGIN; encoded by the coding sequence ATGAAAATAATTTTCAGTCAAAGCGCATTATACCCCTACAAACCTGATGAAGCATTTGCTGAAGAATATGTTGCAGCAAAAAACGCTGGATTTGAAACACTCCTCTTTGATTATGATAATTTGTCCACCAGTAGAATCGTACCCACAGACAATCCTGAAACGATAATCTATAGGGGATGGATGCTGACTTCCCGGCAATATAGCGATTTATACGCGCAGCTTTTTAAGAAGAATTATAAACTTATAAATGAACCCCAAGAATATGAAAACTGTCATTATTTACCTGACAGCCTTCAGTTTATCAGTAATTACACGCCAAAGACTATTTTTCAAAAACATGAAGATGAAAATGATATTGACTTTATAATTGAAGAAGCAAAAATTTTTGGCCCTAACCCGGTAATTATAAAGGATTATGTAAAATCAGAAAAGCATTACTGGAAAAATGCCTGTTTTGTAGAAGATGCAACTAATTCATCCAAATTAAGGGAAGTCATAAAAACATTTATCGACCTTCGTGGTTCATCCCTCAATGTTGGAATTGTTGTTAGAGAATATATAGACCTTAAAAACATTTCAGTCCATTCAAAAAGCAACATGCCTTTATCCGAAGAATATCGCCTTTTTTTTCTTAATCATAGTCTTTTGGAGATCTATAATTACTGGGAAGAAGGTGAGTACAATACCGAGCTTCCTGATATTAAACAATTTAAAGAAATCGCAATTTCCATTAGCAGTAACTTTTTTACAATGGATATTGCCAAAACAAAAAATGACAAATTCATAATAATAGAACTTGGCGATGGTCAGGTTGCTGGTATACCTGAGAAAGAAGATAAAAACAAGTTTTATCAGGATGTATATTCTCTATTCAATAAAGGTATCAACTAA
- a CDS encoding helix-turn-helix domain-containing protein, protein MGISYRPLWVQLAQKGMKKTDLYTIADISTMTLAKMSKNQPVDGKILERLCSALNCQPGEIIEYIPDGGK, encoded by the coding sequence ATGGGAATAAGTTACAGACCTTTATGGGTTCAACTTGCTCAAAAAGGTATGAAGAAAACTGACTTGTATACTATTGCTGATATAAGCACAATGACCTTGGCAAAGATGTCAAAAAATCAACCTGTTGATGGCAAAATATTGGAACGCCTATGCTCTGCCTTAAACTGCCAGCCTGGGGAAATTATTGAGTATATTCCTGATGGCGGTAAATGA